Proteins found in one Oryza glaberrima chromosome 4, OglaRS2, whole genome shotgun sequence genomic segment:
- the LOC127769900 gene encoding probable E3 ubiquitin-protein ligase RHG1A, which yields MDDHMGRRTVGGLLFTKGGSILLFREDSARHKATNCCTRHGCSSKHLAGKDKQTHRAATAAKEASETPRRSQIFRKPSTRTPQGSTATDNISRNAASSYSENDNRPRETPGRDLIARLKERVNASRKRSLNRENSPSSPNGLSATSSSSSRTVSRPSHRAASRIRKADEGANAGAVNVRRDSSGDTRRNSDRDVDDFLLVEQAARDSTEGFISGFLARYRSNHQGLLSSLDDSIEDANGYWRFNMEGSEELENYFIFNDRHRGMRMDIDGMSYEELLALGDRIGTVSTGLSEDALSKCLDRSMYMATTSGTHEDCERKCSICQEEYSDGEEVGKMVCKHYYHFSCIKNWLRQKNWCPICKSVALNTN from the exons ATGGATGATCACATGGGAAGACGGACAGTTGGTGGCCTTCTCTTCACCAAGGGGGGCTCAATTCTTCTCTTCAGAGAAGACAGTGCGCGTCACAAGGCCACCAATTGCTGCACGCGACACGGTTGCAGCAGCAAGCATTTGGCCGGCAAAGACAAGCAAACACACAGGGCAGCAACAGCAGCCAAGGAAGCATCAGAAACCCCTCGGAGATCACAAATTTTCAGGAAACCCAGCACGAGGACTCCTCAGGGAAGTACTGCTACTGATAACATCAGCAGGAATGCAGCAAGCTCCTATAGCGAAAACGACAATAGGCCAAGAGAAACTCCAGGGCGTGATTTAATCGCTCGTCTCAAAGAGAGGGTCAATGCATCAAGAAAACGATCATTGAACAGAGAAAACAGTCCATCATCACCAAATGGATTAAGTGCTACTTCCTCAAGTAGTAGCCGCACAGTCTCAAGACCGTCGCATCGGGCAGCTTCCCGAATAAGGAAGGCAGATGAAGGTGCAAATGCAGGAGCTGTAAATGTACGCAGAGACAGCAGTGGAGATACCAGGAGGAATTCAGATAGGGATGTCGATGATTTCTTGCTAGTTGAGCAGGCAGCAAGAGATAGCACTGAAGGATTCATATCTGGATTCTTGGCAAGATACAGAAGTAATCATCAGGGACTACTTTCATCTTTGGACGACAGCATAGAGGATGCAAATGGGTACTGGCGCTTCAATATGGAAGGAAGTGAAGAG CTTGAGAACTACTTCATATTCAATGATCGGCACAGAGGGATGAGAATGGACATTGACGGCATGTCTTATGAG GAATTGCTAGCATTGGGAGATAGAATTGGCACCGTAAGCACTGGCCTTTCAGAAGACGCGCTGTCCAAGTGTCTAGACAGAAGCATGTACATGGCCACTACTTCAGGAACTCATGAAGATTGTGAGAGAAAATGCAGCATATGCCAG GAGGAATATTCAGATGGTGAGGAGGTGGGCAAGATGGTCTGCAAACATTACTACCACTTCTCCTGCATAAAGAACTGGCTCCGGCAGAAGAACTGGTGTCCCATTTGTAAATCCGTCGCTCTGAATACCAACTAG
- the LOC127771951 gene encoding uncharacterized protein LOC127771951: MAWWRKKVVFPARRAWAAVSTRVRARKPGSGGSILKLHEDVQTCGYKDVQVMFEILKSELEESRAPTKQRKPPAWRPPSAWSSRSSSIAAAQ; this comes from the exons ATGGCGTGGTGGCGGAAGAAGGTCGTCTTCCCGGCGCGCCGCGCGTGGGCCGCCGTCTCCACCCGCGTCCGCGCCCGCAAGCCAG GCAGTGGAGGCAGCATACTGAAGCTTCACGAGGATGTGCAAACCTGTGGATACAAGGACGTGCAGGTGATGTTCGAGATTCTGAAATCCGAGCTGGAGGAATCACGCGCCCCGACGAAGCAGCGAAAGCCGCCGGCGTggaggccgccgtcggcgtGGTCCAGCCGATCGTCGTCTATCGCGGCCGCGCAATAG
- the LOC127770545 gene encoding villin-4, whose product MSISMKDVDPAFRGVGQKDGLEVWRIENFKPVPVPTSSHGKFYMGDSYIILKTTALKNGSFRHDLHYWLGKDTSQDEAGTAAILTVELDAALGGRAVQYREVQGGETEKLLSYFRPCIMPQPGGVASGFNHVEVNQQDHVTRLYVCQGKHVVHVKEVPFVRSSLNHEDIFILDTANKIFQFNGSNSCIQERAKALEVVQYIKDTFHEGKCEVAAVEDGKLMADTEAGEFWGLFGGFAPLPKKTSSEDNGDDKETVTKLLCFNEGTLEHISFESLEHELLETNKCYLLDCGAEMYVWMGRGTSLQVRKGASEAAEKLLIDENRKGSNVIKVIEGFETIMFKSKFNKWPPTPDLKLSSEDGRGKVAALLRSQGLDVKGLMKAAPEEEEPQPYIDCTGHLQVWRVNGDGKTLLSSSDQSKLYTGDCYIFQYTYTGDDKEECLIGTWFGKKSVEEDRTSAISLASKMFQAAKFQAAQARLYEGKEPIQFFVIFQSLQVFKGGLSSAYKNFIAVNGTDDDTYVEGGLALFRIQGSGSENMQAIQVDAVSSSLNSSYCYILHNGNTVFTWTGNLTTSLDNDLVERQLDVIKPDLPSRSQKEGRETDQFWELLGGKSKYSNKKIGKENESDPHLFSCILSKENLKVKEIHHFTQDDLMAEDIFVLDCRTDLFVWVGQEVDAKLRSQAMDIGEKFLLHDFLMENLSQDTPIFIVTEGSEPQFFTRFFTWDSAKSLMHGSSYQRKLAIVKGGATPSLDKPKRRTPAFSGRNAGQDKSQQRTRSMSHSPERHRIRGRSPAFTAIASAFENPSTRYLSTPPPAVKKLFPRSGGSELPKTSSKQSAINALTSAFEGPTKSTIPKSVKASPEAEKAIQEEGSTIGESENEPEDDENSTIYPYERLTTTSDDPAPDIDVTKREVYLSSVEFAEKFGMTRASFKNLPKWKQNRLKSDLQLF is encoded by the exons ATGTCAATTTCTATGAAAGATGTAGATCCGGCTTTCCGTGGAGTTGGACAAAAGGA TGGTTTGGAGGTATGGCGTATTGAAAACTTCAAGCCTGTTCCCGTGCCAACATCTTCACACGGAAAATTTTACATGGGTGATTCATATATCATCTTGAAG ACGACAGCCTTGAAAAATGGTTCATTTCGCCATGATCTCCACTACTGGCTTGGAAAGGATACTAGTCAG GACGAAGCTGGAACTGCTGCAATTCTAACTGTGGAGCTTGATGCTGCCCTTGGAGGGCGTGCTGTCCAGTACAGGGAAGTACAAGGCGGTGAAACTGAAAAGCTTCTCTCCTATTTTAGACCATGCATCATGCCACAGCCAGGAGGGGTAGCTTCTGGGTTCAATCATGTAGAGGTCAATCAGCAAGATCATGTTACCCGCTTATATGTGTGCCAAGGAAAGCATGTTGTTCATGTTAAAGAG GTTCCTTTTGTTCGTTCATCCCTTAATCACGAGGACATATTCATTTTGGATACCGCGAACAAAATTTTCCAGTTCAATGGCTCTAACTCATGCATTCAAGAGAGAGCAAAAGCTCTTGAAGTTGTGCAATATATCAAAGATACTTTCCATGAGGGCAAGTGCGAAGTTGCAGCTGTTg AGGATGGAAAGTTGATGGCCGATACTGAAGCTGGTGAATTTTGGGGTTTGTTTGGTGGTTTTGCTCCTCTCCCAAAGAAGACATCTTCAGAGGACAATGGGGATGATAAGGAAACTGTGACCAAATTGCTATG TTTTAACGAAGGAACGCTGGAGCATATTAGTTTTGAATCTTTGGAGCATGAGTTACTTGAGACAAACAAATGCTACTTGTTGGACTGTGGAGCTGAAATGTATGTTTGGATGGGCAGAGGTACTTCTTTGCAAGTGAGAAAGGGTGCAAGTGAAGCTGCTGAG AAATTGCTCATTGATGAGAACCGAAAAGGATCAAATGTTATCAAAGTGATTGAGGGATTCGAAACAATCATgttcaagtcaaaatttaacAAGTGGCCGCCTACTCCTGATTTGAAGCTGTCATCTGAGGATGGCCGAGGCAAAGTGGCAG CTCTACTCAGAAGTCAAGGATTGGATGTTAAAGGATTGATGAAGGCTGCTCCTGAAGAAGAAGAACCCCAACCTTATATTGATTGCACTGGTCATTTACAG GTCTGGCGAGTAAATGGCGATGGCAAGACTCTTCTTTCATCTTCTGATCAATCAAAACTTTACACCGGAGATTGCTACATTTTTCAATACACATACACTGGAGATGATAAGGAGGAATGTCTTATTGGAACTTGGTTTGGGAAGAAGAGTGTTGAG GAGGACAGGACATCGGCAATTTCACTAGCTAGCAAGATGTTTCAGGCTGCAAAATTCCAGGCTGCCCAG GCTCGCCTCTATGAAGGGAAAGAACCGATTCAATTTTTCGTCATATTTCAGAGTCTTCAAGTTTTTAAG GGTGGACTTAGCTCTGCATACAAGAACTTTATTGCTGTAAATGGTACCGATGACGACACTTACGTTGAAGGTGGGCTTGCTCTCTTCCGGATTCAAGGCTCAGGATCAGAAAACATGCAAGCAATTCAAGTTGATGCA GTGTCTTCGTCATTAAATTCATCCTACTGCTACATTCTACACAATGGAAACACTGTGTTCACATGGACTGGGAACCTTACAACCTCACTGGATAATGACTTGGTTGAGAGACAGCTAGATGTAATTAAG CCAGATCTGCCATCCAGGTCACAAAAGGAGGGGAGAGAAACCGACCAATTCTGGGAACTCTTAGGTGGAAAATCCAagtattcaaacaaaaaaataggaaaagaaaatgaaagcgACCCTCATCTTTTCTCATGTATCTTATCCAAGG AAAATCTAAag GTCAAGGAAATACACCACTTTACTCAGGATGACCTGATGGCAGAAGATATTTTCGTTCTAGACTGCCGCACCGACTTGTTTGTTTGGGTTGGACAGGAGGTGGATGCCAAATTGAGATCACAAGCGATGGACATCGGTGAG AAATTTCTTCTACATGATTTCCTTATGGAAAATCTCTCGCAAGACACACCAATTTTTATTGTTACAGAAGGAAGTGAGCCACAGTTTTTTACTAGGTTCTTCACTTGGGACTCAGCAAAATCGCTG ATGCATGGCAGTTCATACCAGAGGAAGCTTGCAATAGTAAAGGGTGGAGCAACTCCATCGCTTGAT AAACCTAAAAGGCGAACACCAGCGTTTTCAGGAAGGAACGCAGGACAAGATAAATCTCAGCAGCGCACAAGAAGTATGTCCCACAGCCCAGAACGTCACCGTATTCGAGGAAGATCTCCAGCTTTCACCGCAATAGCTTCTGCCTTTGAGAACCCAAGTACCCGGTATCTTTCCACCCCTCCCCCTGCTGTCAAGAAGCTTTTCCCAAGATCCGGAGGGTCTGAATTGCCAAAGACATCATCCAAACAATCAGCTATCAATGCTCTCACCAGTGCTTTCGAGGGTCCTACGAAAAGTACAATACCTAAGTCTGTAAAAG CGAGCCCCGAGGCAGAGAAGGCAATACAGGAGGAAGGCTCAACGATCGGTGAAAGTGAAAATGAGCCAGAAGATGATGAGAACAGCACAATCTACCCATATGAACGTTTGACCACCACATCTGATGATCCTGCTCCTGACATTGATGTTACCAAGCGAGAG GTCTACTTATCATCAGTTGAGTTCGCAGAGAAGTTTGGCATGACAAGGGCATCATTCAAAAACCTTCCAAAATGGAAGCAGAACAGGCTAAAGTCTGATCTCCAGCTCTTTTAG
- the LOC127770546 gene encoding probable xyloglucan endotransglucosylase/hydrolase protein 25 has protein sequence MAPARAHHLLACLLASALLAAATPVTGGGLMTDQLEVLFGQTQLLNDSNGDQTIALTLDRVMGSAFKSKTSYLFARIDMDIKLVADDSAGTVTTIYLISEKDWNTHDEIDLEFLGNVTGQPYTLHTNIFANGEGGREVQYRLWFDPTQDFHTYSVIWNPDEILILVDNMPIRQFKNHLDSGVPFPIYQPMRLFGCLWDADDWATEGGRIKTDWSQAPFVAYFRNYTADGCVPSSYAWVCGQGPASSSDWFDRGLDDVKQQQQLREAQDKYMIYNYCNDPKRFPDGYPKECGLQ, from the exons ATGGCGCCGGCTAGGGCGCACCACCTCCTAGCCTGCCTGTTGGCTTCTGCGCTGctcgccgctgccacgccggtGACCGGCGGTGGGCTCATGACGGACCAGCTCGAGGTACTGTTTGGCCAGACGCAGCTGCTCAACGACAGCAATGGCGACCAGACAATTGCGCTGACGCTAGACCGCGTGATGGGGTCGGCGTTCAAGTCCAAGACCTCGTACCTCTTTGCAAGAATCGACATGGACATCaagctcgtcgccgacgactCCGCCGGCACCGTCACCACGATATAC TTGATATCCGAGAAGGATTGGAACACCCACGACGAGATCGACCTGGAGTTCCTGGGCAACGTCACCGGGCAACCGTACACCCTGCATACCAACATCTTTGCCAACGGCGAAGGCGGCAGGGAGGTGCAGTACCGGCTCTGGTTTGATCCTACCCAGGATTTCCACACCTACTCCGTCATCTGGAACCCAGACGAGATCCT GATCCTGGTTGACAACATGCCGATCCGGCAATTCAAGAACCACTTGGACTCCGGCGTGCCGTTCCCGATCTACCAGCCGATGAGGCTGTTTGGCTGCCTGTGGGACGCCGACGACTGGGCGACGGAGGGTGGCCGCATCAAGACCGACTGGTCGCAGGCGCCTTTCGTGGCATACTTCCGGAACTACACCGCCGACGGCTGCGTGCCGAGCTCTTATGCGTGGGTATGCGGCCAGGGCCCGGCCAGCAGCAGTGACTGGTTCGACCGGGGGCTGGACGAcgtcaagcagcagcagcagctgaggGAGGCCCAGGACAAGTACATGATCTACAACTACTGCAACGATCCCAAGAGGTTCCCCGATGGTTATCCAAAAGAGTGTGGGTTGCAGTAG
- the LOC127771870 gene encoding xyloglucan endotransglucosylase/hydrolase protein 24-like encodes MGFGSREMACALVALVLGLCCVGGARATGRIDEGLEVMWGDGRGSVSPDGQVMALSLDHTSGSGWRSKNTYLFARVDLQIKLVANNSAGTVTTCYFMSEGEWDIHDEVDLEFLGNVTGQPYTLHTNVFANGTGGKEQQFHLWFDPTTDFHTYSIVWTSQHILVLVDGTPIREMKNHADKGIAYPSSQRMRLYGSLWNADDWATQGGRVKTDWSQAPFVARYRNFTATEAASSSSSSSPAGYDQQMDATAQQAMKWARDNYMVYDYCADSKRFPQGFPPECSMP; translated from the exons ATGGGGTTCGGCTCGAGGGAGATGGCCTGCGCGCTCGTGGCGCTGGTGCTCGGGCTCTgctgcgtcggcggcgcgcgggcgacggGGAGGATCGACGAGGGGCTGGAGGTGATGTGGGGCGACGGCCGGGGGAGCGTCTCGCCGGACGGGCAGGTGATGGCGCTGTCGCTCGACCACACCTCCGGCTCCGGGTGGAGGTCCAAGAACACGTACCTGTTCGCGCGCGTCGACCTGCAGATCAAGCTCGTCGCCAACAACTCCGCCGGCACGGTCACCACCTGCTAC TTCATGTCGGAAGGGGAGTGGGATATCCACGATGAGGTGGACCTGGAGTTCCTCGGCAACGTCACCGGCCAGCCGTACACGTTGCACACCAACGTCTTCGCCAATGGCACCGGCGGCAAAGAGCAGCAGTTCCACCTCTGGTTCGACCCCACCACCGACTTCCACACCTACTCCATCGTCTGGACCTCGCAGCACATCCT TGTGCTGGTGGACGGGACGCCGATCCGGGAGATGAAGAACCACGCGGACAAGGGGATCGCCTACCCGTCGTCGCAGCGGATGCGGCTGTACGGGAGCCTGTGGAACGCCGACGACTGGGCCACGCAGGGCGGGCGCGTCAAGACGGACTGGTCGCAGGCGCCGTTCGTCGCGCGGTACCGCAACTTCACCGCCACGGaagccgcgtcgtcgtcgtcgtcgtcgtcgccggcaggGTACGACCAGCAGATGGACGCCACGGCGCAGCAGGCGATGAAGTGGGCGCGCGACAACTACATGGTGTACGACTACTGCGCCGACAGCAAGCGGTTCCCGCAGGGCTTCCCGCCCGAGTGCTCCATGCCGTAG
- the LOC127770926 gene encoding uncharacterized protein LOC127770926, with protein LEVLSFSYSCPDTIDCWWLILLSVGKRIYSWQWDFDSVPLFSRRFRWRTGSIDLLIASSSEESKEKAVAEEEEKGVISPAATETAGEKKASAAAAGEETKKKQKEKKMKKVRMPQHEVDRIMSYKHRPLTMPPGYKNFSKELLACFPVPVDQLDDYWARKNKIHDEGAKPILEEQERIRKEYKEKGYAEYWITDDEDQAATRSRAPAPGRRRGRPGVTKKHTGGTKKL; from the coding sequence CTCGAGGTACTTTCCTTCTCCTACTCTTGCCCTGATACGATTGATTGTTGGTGGTTGATTCTTTTGTCGGTTGGTAAGAGGATCTATTCATGGCAATGGGACTTCGATTCGGTGCCGTTGTTCTCTCGCCGATTCCGATGGCGAACCGGGTCGATCGATCTGCTTATAGCGAGTTCCTCGGAGGAATCGAAGGAGAAGGCGGTTgcagaagaggaagagaagggcGTAATCTCGCCGGCAGCGACGGAGACGGCCGGAGAAAAGAaggcgtcggcagcggcggccggagaagagacgaagaagaagcaaaaggagaagaagatgaagaaggtGAGGATGCCACAGCACGAGGTGGACAGAATCATGTCGTACAAGCACAGGCCCCTCACCATGCCACCTGGATACAAGAACTTCTCCAAGGAGCTACTGGCTTGTTTCCCCGTGCCCGTCGATCAGCTGGACGACTACTGGGCTAGAAAGAACAAGATACATGACGAGGGCGCGAAACCCATCCTGGAGGAGCAGGAGAGGATTCGCAAGGAGTACAAGGAGAAAGGCTATGCCGAGTACTGGATCACCGACGACGAGGACCAAGCAGCCACTCGATCCCGAGCTCCGGCgccgggaaggaggaggggtcGACCAGGGGTCACCAAGAAGCATACCGGAGGAACTAAGAAACTTTAA